The region AAGACTTAACGCTTCAGTTTGTACATCATGTGGATATTGTGAAGTTACATGTCCTGAAAAAGACTGTTTAACAATAGAACAAGATGTAATAAAACTAAACCCAACTTGGTTTAAAGAAGAGATCTTAGCACAAGATGAACTTTTTGCCTGTGTAGAGTGTGGGAAAGAATTTGCTACTAAAAAAGCAGTTGAAAAAATTGCAGGAATTATGGCACCAATCTTTGCATCTGACCCAATCAAAGAGAGAACTCTTTATTGCTGTGAAGATTGTAAACCAAAAATTATGATGAAAAGTTATATGGAAAATAAAGGTTCATATAATAATCCTCAAGGTGTAAGTTTATGATAGATAACGAGAGATTAAATAGAGCAAGAGTCCTATACTATGGACTTTTCTCTTCTCTTTTTTCTTTTATTGATAGTAAAAGTGATTATGAGAAGGTTGTACATACAATTGAATTTTTAAGTGAAAATCCAATTGATGAAAATAGCAAAGTTGCCTTTGAAAATATTAAAAAATATTTTGATGAAAAAGGTTATAACGGTTTAAAAGAGGAAAACAATAATCTTTTTTTTAGTCCAAGTACAACATTTATACCTGTAACTGCTTCTTATTATGAAGAGGATAGGGATGATGGACAAAAAAGAGTTGAGATGACAAATTATGTTTTGAAATCAAACTTCAGAAAAGATAGTGAAAATTTTAAAGAAGCTGAAGACCATATATCATTTATTTTTGAATTTTTACAAAAAGTTATTGAACAGGATATTCAAAAAGATAAAAACCAATTGGTTATTGATGTTTTTGCAAATATTTTAAATGGAATTATTGATAGATTTATAGAAAACATCTATTTTCATGAAAGTAGTTCTTTTTATAAAAATATTGCAGTTGTTTTAAAAGTTTTTATAGAACTAGAAAGAGTTTACTTAGATGTTAAAAAACTTGAATCTACAAAAACTAGAGTTCAACAAGATTTATTTCATCAAAAGAAAAAAGGTTTTACAAAAAGAGCAAAAAGAAACTTTGACGAGGTTACAAGTTTATAGTTCATTTTTTTTAGTTTTAAATATGCACTTTTGGCATATTTAAAACTATTTCAATTTGTTATTACATAATTTAATTGCTTTGCTAAATATGCAAAATCTGCATATTTGGAAAAGATACTAGAGAAAAAAAACTTTTTTGTAGTATCTCTTTTAAATGTAGGAGAAATTTAAGCTTGGAGGAGAGCAATGAAAGAAAAAAGAAGGAGTTTTATTAAAAAAACTCTTGGTGCTAGTGCTTTAGTTGCTGCTGGAGGAGCTACTGCTGCAATTGCAAGTAGTAAAAGCAGTACTAATAGTTCAAATGGTGTTGTTGTTGGAAAATCTAACAAAAAAGAGATTTTATACAAAGAAACGGCTGAGTGGGAAGCTTTTTATAAAGCTAGTTATTAAATTTTTTAAGGAGAAGAAGAATGGGTAATAATTTACTCAATGACTTATCTTTGAAAATGGGAAGAAGAAATTTCCTTAAACTTGCTTCAATAGGTGCTGGAGTTGGTGTTACATCAATGTTCGCATCAAGTAATAGTGTTAGAGAAGCTAGTGAAGAAGAGATTAAAAATCCATTTCCTGGATCAAAGAAAGTTAAAACAATATGTAGTATATGTTCTGCTGGTTGTGGAATAGTTGCAGAAGTACAAAATGGTGTTTGGGTAAGACAAGATGTTGCACAAGATCACCCTATTAGTGAGGGTAGTCATTGTTGTAAAGGTATTGACCAAATAGATTTAGTTAAAAGTAAACAAAGGGTTAAATATCCTTTAAAAAAAGTAAATGGAAAATGGGAAAGACTTTCTTGGGAAACAGCCATTAAAGAGATCTCAGAAAAAATGCTTAAACTTAGAGAAGAGAATGGTCCAGATGTGGCTATGTTCTTAGGTTCTGCAAAATTCAATTTACAACAAGCTTTTTATTTTAGAAAATTTGCTGCTTTATGGGGTACGAATAACATAGATCACGTAGCAAGAATTTGACATAGTGCAACAGTTGCCGGGGTGGCAAATACATGGGGTTATGGTGCTATGACAAATCATTTTGGTGATGTTGTTGGACATTCTAAAGCGATTTTTATGATAGGTGCGAATTCAGCAGTTGCAAATCCAATTGGATTTAAACATATGCTGCAAGCAAAAGATAGAAATAATGCAAAATTAATAGTTGTGGATCCAGTATTCACAAAATCTGCTGCAAAAGCGGATCACTACTTGAGAATTAGAACTGGTACAGATGTTGCTTTTATTTATGGATTATTACATGTGATTTTCAAAAATGGCTGGGAAGATAAAAACTTTATTGAGAGTCGTGTATATGGAATGGAAGAAGTTAGAGAAGAAGCAAAAAAATGGACACCGGAAGAGACTTCCGATGTAACTGGTATTCCTGCATCTCAAATTGTTCAAATTGCTACATTATTAGCAAAAACTAAACCTGCTACAGTTGTATGGGCACTGGGAATTACTCAACACAGTACAGGTACATCAAATACAAGAATACTTCCTATTTTACAATTAGTTCTTGGAAATATGGGTAAAAAAGGTGGAGGATGTAATATCATTAGAGGACATGATAATGTTCAAGGTTCTACTGATATGTGTTGTCTTGCTGATAGTTTGCCAGGATATTATGGATTAGGTGAAGCATCTTGGAAATATTATGCAAAAGCTTGGGGGCTTGATTTTAATTGGCTTCAAAGCAGATTTGCAGCTCCTAAATGGATGAATGAAAAAGGTTTCTCACTTGCAAAATGGTGGCAAGGTGTACTTCAAGAAGAAAAAACATACTCTTCAAGTCCAATTAGAGCTTTATGGGTTCAAGGTACGGGTATTACATCAATGGCACAAACTGCAAAAGTGCAAGAGGCATTAGATAAATTAGATTTATTAGTTGTTGCTGAACCATTTGTTAATGAGGCTGCTGTTATTACTAGTAAAAAAGACAATATCTATATTTTGCCAGTTGGTACACAGTTTGAAACAGAAGGAAGTGTAACAGCAACAAATAGATCTTCTCAATGGAGAAGTAAAGTTGTTGACCCATTATATGAATCAAAAACAGACCACGAAGTTATGTTTGAATTTGCGAAACAGTTTGGTTTTTATGATGAATATGTTAAAGCTATGAAAATGGACGTTGTAGATGGTGAATATAAACAAGTTAAAGATGATTTTAATTGGCCTGATGATGCATCAAATGAACTTGCAAGAACAGTAAAAACTATTGGTCTTGGTGGTTGGACTGCAAAAAGACTTAGAGAACATCAAGAAAATTGGCATATGTTTGACCCTATATCTTTAGAAGGTAGAGGAAAGTACAAAGGTCAATATTATGGATTACCTTGGCCAAGTTGGGATACTAAACATCCTGGAAGTCCAATTCTATATGATGTTGATACACCTATGAGTCAAGGTGGTATGGGATTTAGAAATAGATTTGGATTGGAACATGATGGTGTTTCTCAATTACCAGATGAAAGTGTATCTGTAAAAGGTTCAGATATTAAAGGTGGATACCCAGAAATAACTAAAGCTAACATTGAAGAGGTTTTAGGAATAAAACTTACAGATGAAGAAAAAAGAAAAATGGGTGCAAACTGGAAAGTTGACTTAAGTGGAATTATCCAAGAAAAATGTAATGAAAAAGGTGTTTGTGTTTATGGAAATGCTAAAGCTAGAGCTAAAGTATGGACATTCCCTGACCCTGTTCCAAAACATAGAGAACCTATCCACTCACCAAGAATGGATTTAGTAAGAAAATATCCAACTTATGAAGACCAAACAAATAACTTTAGAGTTGATGTTAGATTTAAATCTGAACAAACAGCACAAGATTGGTCAAAAGAGTTCCCAACAATGCTTGTAACAATGAGGGTTGTAAACTTAAGTGGTGCTGGTATGTTAGAAAGAACAAGTAAATATCTTTCTCATATTACACCTGAGATGTTTGCACATATAAATCCTGAACTTGCAGCTCAACATGGCTTAAGAGATGGAGATATGATGTGGTTACATTCACCACAAGGTACAAAAATCAAGGTTCAAGCACAATATAGTGATAGAGTAACTCCAGATAGAATCTCTTTACCATATAACTTTGCTGGTGTTATGCAAGGTGTTGATATGAGTGCAAACTATCCAGAGGGAACTAAGCCTTATGCAATAGGTGAGAGTTCAAATACTATTACAAACTACGGGTTTGATATTATCACTCAGATACCAGAGTTCAACGCTGGTTTATGTAGAATTGAAAAAGCATAGGAGAGAATGATGAGTGAAATGTCAAGAATGAAATTTTATTGTGATGAAGATAGATGTATTGAGTGTTATGCTTGTTCTGTTGGGTGTGCTGAGGCACATGAACTTCCAACAGGAATAAACAGAAGAAAAGTTATAACTCTTAATGCCGGAAAAGAAGGTTTAGAGTACTCATTATCTATTGCTTGTATGCATTGTACAGATGCTCCTTGTGAGCAAGTTTGTCCGGTGGATTGTTTTTATATAAGAGAAGATGGAATTGTATTACATGATAAACATAAATGTATAGGTTGTGGTTATTGTTTATATGCTTGTCCGTTTGGTGCTCCTCAATTTCCAAGAGATGGGGCATTTGGTATTAAAGGTGCTATGGATAAATGTACTATGTGTGCAGGTGGTCCAGAAGAGACTAATTCACATGAGGAAAGACATCTTTATGGTCAAAATAGAATTGCAGAAGGGAAAGTTCCTTTATGTGCTGCTGTTTGTGCTACAAATGCTTTACTTGTTGGGGATTCTCAAAAAGTATCTGAAATATATAGACAAAGAGTTTTATCAAGAGGGCACAAGCATTCTAAAACTCAAGAGATATAAAGAGTTAACATGAAGTTAAAATACATAGTAATTTTACTTCTTGCACTAGGGTCACTTGCAATTGCAAGTGATAGTGCAATCTGGGGTAAAGATTTAATACCTAATATCTTAGCTTACGATAAGGAAGGCAGCCTTCATTTAGGAAAAATTTTTACACTTTTACAAGGTAAATATTTTTCTATGGTTTTCTTAGCTATTGCACTTGGAGTGCCAGCTGTATTTTTATTACATTATTTAGTAATAGGACCTATGATATTTTCCCATGATAGAAAGAAAATACCAGTATTTACCATATTTCATAGGGTTATACATTGGTTAGCTGGAATCTCTTTTATTGTATTAGTTCCAACTGGATTAATTATGATTTTTGGTTCATCATTTGGAGGTGGAAGTTTTGTAAGGGTTTGTAAAGAATTACATGCTATTGCAACACCACTTTTTTGTATAGCAGTTATACCTATGCTTTTAATGTGGTTAAAAGAGATGCTTCCAACAAGTGATGATATAAAATGGATGATGATTATGGGTGGATACCTAAATAAAAGAAAAGATCCAATTCCTGCAGGAAAATTTAATGCAGGACAAAAAATGTGGTTTTGGCTTTGTACTTTAGGTGGTATAGTTATGATTTTGACAGGTGCAGCTATGTACTTTCAAGATTTTAATTTATCTATAATCAAAGCATTAGAAATATCACAAATTGATTTTCTAAGAGGAAGTGCAATTGTTCATAATATATTAGGAATGGCAGTTGTTGCATTGTTTATGACACACATTTATATGTCTGTTTTTGCAATAAAAGGTGCAATTCATAGTATGATTTCTGGTTTAAAAGAGGAAGAAGAAGTAGAAATTCTTCATAGTACATACTATAAAAAACTTAAAAAAGAACAAAAAATATAAAAATCCTCTCATTTTTGAGAGGATTTTTTCTTAAAAATTTAAAAATTAAAAAAAATTTTAAAATTCTTTTATTTTTATAAAAAAATTAACTATTAATGAAAAAAAATAATCAATAAAATTTCACTGTTTTTTAATGTGCAAAATTGGCATATTTTTAAAATTATGATTATTTGGGAATATTAAAAAAAATAGATATGTCATTAAAATGTCACTATAAAAATTAGTAAATAAATATTGTCAAAAAAAAGTGTTTCAAAAGTTTACATAAACTATTCTATAAGCGATTATATCAAGTGTTCTAGCGATATTAACTAAGTAGATTTTAAACTTTCTGTATTACAATTAGGGTAAATAAAAATTTACCAAATTGATTTTGGGAGATTTTTAAATAGTTGAAATAGATGACAAAAATTGTCCTATTTTCAGATAAACAAAAATTATTTTTTATTTATGAGGAAATTATGAAAGAAGAAGAGATTAATAAAGCAAGAGCAATATACTATAAAATTTTTAGTAGTTTTTTTGTTTACACAAAAGACAGTGATAGATATTTTAATCTACTAAATCTATTAAATATTGTTAGAGAAAATCCATTA is a window of Halarcobacter sp. DNA encoding:
- a CDS encoding formate dehydrogenase subunit gamma yields the protein MKLKYIVILLLALGSLAIASDSAIWGKDLIPNILAYDKEGSLHLGKIFTLLQGKYFSMVFLAIALGVPAVFLLHYLVIGPMIFSHDRKKIPVFTIFHRVIHWLAGISFIVLVPTGLIMIFGSSFGGGSFVRVCKELHAIATPLFCIAVIPMLLMWLKEMLPTSDDIKWMMIMGGYLNKRKDPIPAGKFNAGQKMWFWLCTLGGIVMILTGAAMYFQDFNLSIIKALEISQIDFLRGSAIVHNILGMAVVALFMTHIYMSVFAIKGAIHSMISGLKEEEEVEILHSTYYKKLKKEQKI
- a CDS encoding formate dehydrogenase subunit alpha, producing MGNNLLNDLSLKMGRRNFLKLASIGAGVGVTSMFASSNSVREASEEEIKNPFPGSKKVKTICSICSAGCGIVAEVQNGVWVRQDVAQDHPISEGSHCCKGIDQIDLVKSKQRVKYPLKKVNGKWERLSWETAIKEISEKMLKLREENGPDVAMFLGSAKFNLQQAFYFRKFAALWGTNNIDHVARIUHSATVAGVANTWGYGAMTNHFGDVVGHSKAIFMIGANSAVANPIGFKHMLQAKDRNNAKLIVVDPVFTKSAAKADHYLRIRTGTDVAFIYGLLHVIFKNGWEDKNFIESRVYGMEEVREEAKKWTPEETSDVTGIPASQIVQIATLLAKTKPATVVWALGITQHSTGTSNTRILPILQLVLGNMGKKGGGCNIIRGHDNVQGSTDMCCLADSLPGYYGLGEASWKYYAKAWGLDFNWLQSRFAAPKWMNEKGFSLAKWWQGVLQEEKTYSSSPIRALWVQGTGITSMAQTAKVQEALDKLDLLVVAEPFVNEAAVITSKKDNIYILPVGTQFETEGSVTATNRSSQWRSKVVDPLYESKTDHEVMFEFAKQFGFYDEYVKAMKMDVVDGEYKQVKDDFNWPDDASNELARTVKTIGLGGWTAKRLREHQENWHMFDPISLEGRGKYKGQYYGLPWPSWDTKHPGSPILYDVDTPMSQGGMGFRNRFGLEHDGVSQLPDESVSVKGSDIKGGYPEITKANIEEVLGIKLTDEEKRKMGANWKVDLSGIIQEKCNEKGVCVYGNAKARAKVWTFPDPVPKHREPIHSPRMDLVRKYPTYEDQTNNFRVDVRFKSEQTAQDWSKEFPTMLVTMRVVNLSGAGMLERTSKYLSHITPEMFAHINPELAAQHGLRDGDMMWLHSPQGTKIKVQAQYSDRVTPDRISLPYNFAGVMQGVDMSANYPEGTKPYAIGESSNTITNYGFDIITQIPEFNAGLCRIEKA
- a CDS encoding molecular chaperone TorD family protein; the encoded protein is MIDNERLNRARVLYYGLFSSLFSFIDSKSDYEKVVHTIEFLSENPIDENSKVAFENIKKYFDEKGYNGLKEENNNLFFSPSTTFIPVTASYYEEDRDDGQKRVEMTNYVLKSNFRKDSENFKEAEDHISFIFEFLQKVIEQDIQKDKNQLVIDVFANILNGIIDRFIENIYFHESSSFYKNIAVVLKVFIELERVYLDVKKLESTKTRVQQDLFHQKKKGFTKRAKRNFDEVTSL
- the fdh3B gene encoding formate dehydrogenase FDH3 subunit beta, with product MSRMKFYCDEDRCIECYACSVGCAEAHELPTGINRRKVITLNAGKEGLEYSLSIACMHCTDAPCEQVCPVDCFYIREDGIVLHDKHKCIGCGYCLYACPFGAPQFPRDGAFGIKGAMDKCTMCAGGPEETNSHEERHLYGQNRIAEGKVPLCAAVCATNALLVGDSQKVSEIYRQRVLSRGHKHSKTQEI
- a CDS encoding Tat pathway signal protein, with the translated sequence MKEKRRSFIKKTLGASALVAAGGATAAIASSKSSTNSSNGVVVGKSNKKEILYKETAEWEAFYKASY